From Solwaraspora sp. WMMD1047, the proteins below share one genomic window:
- a CDS encoding D-alanine--D-alanine ligase, which translates to MGTLANAGPTPAAGSPAPATEPTELRVLVLAGGLSYERDVSLKSGRRVLDALRSVGIEADLRDADVALLPALQSDPPDAVVIALHGGTGEDGSLRGVLDLCDVQYVGCDARSSRLAWDKPSAKAVLREAGIPTPDWVALPHDRFSELGAVAVLDRIADRLGLPLMVKPAQGGSGLGAAVVRDAGALPAAMVGCFAYDTTALVERYVTGMDVAVSVIDLGDGPRALPAVEIVPRDGVYDYAARYTAGLTTWHTPARLDPAAAGRVAETALAAHNALGLRDLSRVDLIVDESGQPHVLEVNVSPGMTETSLFPLAVQAAGLEFGDVLRSLVSRAAGRREIAPA; encoded by the coding sequence ATGGGTACGCTCGCCAACGCCGGACCGACACCCGCCGCCGGATCACCCGCGCCGGCCACCGAACCGACGGAGCTGCGGGTGCTGGTGCTCGCCGGCGGCCTGTCGTATGAACGGGACGTGTCGCTGAAGTCCGGCCGCCGGGTCCTCGACGCGCTGCGCTCGGTGGGCATCGAGGCGGACCTGCGGGACGCCGACGTGGCCCTGCTGCCGGCCCTGCAGTCCGACCCGCCGGACGCCGTCGTGATAGCCCTGCACGGCGGGACCGGCGAGGACGGGTCGCTGCGCGGCGTACTCGACCTCTGCGACGTGCAGTACGTCGGCTGCGACGCCCGCTCGTCCCGGCTCGCCTGGGACAAGCCCTCCGCCAAGGCGGTGCTGCGGGAGGCCGGCATCCCCACCCCGGACTGGGTGGCGTTGCCACACGACCGGTTCTCCGAGTTGGGCGCGGTCGCCGTGCTGGACCGGATCGCCGACCGACTCGGGCTGCCGCTGATGGTCAAGCCGGCGCAGGGCGGCTCCGGGCTCGGCGCGGCCGTGGTCCGGGACGCCGGCGCGCTGCCCGCGGCCATGGTGGGCTGCTTCGCGTACGACACCACGGCGCTTGTCGAGCGCTACGTCACCGGCATGGACGTCGCGGTCTCGGTCATCGACCTCGGCGACGGCCCCCGGGCACTGCCGGCGGTCGAGATCGTGCCCCGCGACGGGGTGTACGACTACGCGGCCCGCTACACCGCGGGTCTCACCACCTGGCACACCCCGGCCCGGCTCGACCCGGCGGCGGCGGGCCGGGTGGCCGAGACGGCACTCGCCGCGCACAACGCGCTCGGTCTTCGGGACCTCTCCCGGGTGGATCTCATCGTCGACGAGTCCGGGCAACCGCACGTGCTCGAGGTGAACGTCTCGCCGGGGATGACGGAGACGTCGCTGTTCCCGCTCGCCGTGCAGGCCGCCGGCCTGGAGTTCGGCGACGTGCTCCGGTCGCTGGTGTCCCGCGCCGCTGGTCGGCGGGAGATCGCCCCGGCCTGA
- a CDS encoding PLP-dependent aminotransferase family protein, whose amino-acid sequence MTGTTLDDYTDRYAARVRGMTASEIRALFAVASRPEVVSLAGGAPYIAALPLDAVGEMLGRLGAEHGTTTLQYGIGQGTLELRERICEVMALSGIDVGSGASPEDVVVTVGGQQALDLVARLFLDPGDVVLAEGPTYVGALGTFQAAQADVVHVPMDADGLIPAALEAAIADVTASGRRPKFLYTIPTFQNPAGVTLTDERRDQVLDICERAGLLVVEDDPYGQLSFDGEAPKPLRARRREGVFYLSTFSKTFAPGLRVGWILAPHAVRDKLVIASEAQILCPSAYAQAAVATYLSTMPWRQQLKIYREVYRERRDAMLTGLADLMPAGTHWTKPGGGLFVWMTLPEGLDSKAMVPRAIAARVAYVPGTGFYADGSGTEFVRLNFSFPAPERIREGIRRLAGVMEQETAMRKVFGPMAGRPRTGRGQAGADVPGPDLA is encoded by the coding sequence ATGACCGGCACGACGCTCGACGACTATACCGATCGCTACGCCGCCCGGGTGCGTGGCATGACCGCCTCGGAGATCCGCGCACTCTTCGCCGTCGCCAGCCGGCCCGAGGTCGTCTCGCTGGCCGGCGGCGCCCCGTACATCGCCGCCCTGCCGCTGGACGCGGTGGGCGAGATGCTCGGCCGACTCGGCGCCGAACACGGCACCACCACCCTGCAGTACGGCATCGGTCAGGGCACCCTCGAACTCCGCGAGCGGATCTGCGAGGTGATGGCGCTCTCCGGCATCGACGTCGGATCCGGCGCCTCCCCGGAGGACGTGGTGGTCACGGTCGGCGGGCAGCAGGCTCTGGACCTGGTGGCGCGGCTCTTCCTCGACCCGGGTGACGTGGTCCTCGCCGAGGGCCCCACCTACGTCGGCGCGCTCGGCACCTTCCAGGCCGCCCAGGCGGACGTCGTCCACGTCCCGATGGACGCCGACGGGCTGATCCCGGCGGCGCTGGAAGCCGCCATCGCCGACGTGACCGCCTCCGGCCGCCGCCCGAAGTTCCTCTACACCATCCCGACCTTCCAGAACCCCGCCGGCGTGACCCTCACCGACGAGCGCCGCGACCAGGTCCTCGACATCTGCGAACGCGCCGGCCTGCTGGTGGTCGAGGACGACCCGTACGGGCAGCTCTCCTTCGACGGCGAGGCGCCGAAGCCGCTGCGCGCCCGCCGCCGGGAAGGCGTCTTCTACCTCAGCACCTTCTCCAAGACCTTCGCGCCCGGCCTGCGGGTCGGCTGGATCCTGGCGCCGCACGCGGTGCGGGACAAGCTGGTGATCGCCAGCGAGGCCCAGATCCTCTGCCCCAGCGCGTACGCGCAGGCCGCGGTCGCCACCTACCTGTCGACGATGCCGTGGCGGCAGCAGCTCAAGATCTATCGCGAGGTCTACCGGGAGCGGCGGGACGCGATGCTGACCGGGCTGGCCGACCTGATGCCGGCCGGCACCCACTGGACCAAACCCGGCGGCGGACTCTTCGTCTGGATGACCCTCCCCGAAGGGCTGGACTCCAAGGCGATGGTCCCCCGGGCCATCGCGGCCCGGGTCGCCTACGTCCCCGGCACCGGCTTCTACGCCGACGGCTCCGGCACCGAGTTCGTCCGGCTGAACTTCTCCTTCCCGGCGCCGGAACGGATCCGCGAGGGCATCCGGCGGCTGGCCGGGGTGATGGAGCAGGAGACCGCGATGCGGAAGGTGTTCGGCCCGATGGCCGGCCGGCCCCGGACCGGCCGCGGGCAGGCCGGGGCGGACGTGCCCGGACCCGACTTGGCATGA
- a CDS encoding GNAT family N-acetyltransferase has product MSRRLVSLTLDTLEDLPRPCRACVYWELDPVAADRACAAGDPGLEKEAWVSQTLLEWGSCGKLAYVDGMPAGFVMYAPPAYLPRAMAFPTSPVSADAALLTTAHIVAAFAGGGLGRMLVQGVARDLTKRGIKAIEAFGDARFGETDDRAGGCVAPADFFLSVGFKTVRQHPRYPRLRLELRTALSWKSDVEYALEKLLGSMSPESLLRPVRPATRTTTG; this is encoded by the coding sequence ATGTCGCGACGTCTGGTCAGCTTGACGCTGGACACCCTCGAAGACCTTCCGCGACCCTGCCGCGCCTGCGTCTACTGGGAACTCGACCCGGTCGCCGCCGACCGCGCGTGCGCGGCCGGCGATCCCGGCCTGGAGAAGGAGGCGTGGGTCTCGCAGACCCTGCTGGAGTGGGGCTCCTGCGGCAAGCTCGCCTACGTCGACGGCATGCCCGCCGGTTTCGTGATGTACGCCCCGCCGGCCTACCTGCCCCGGGCGATGGCGTTCCCCACCTCTCCGGTCTCCGCCGACGCGGCGCTGCTGACCACCGCGCACATCGTGGCCGCCTTCGCCGGCGGCGGTCTGGGCCGGATGTTGGTGCAGGGCGTGGCCCGGGATCTCACCAAGCGCGGCATCAAGGCCATCGAGGCGTTCGGCGACGCCCGGTTCGGCGAGACCGACGACCGGGCGGGCGGCTGTGTGGCGCCCGCCGACTTCTTCCTCTCGGTCGGCTTCAAGACCGTTCGGCAGCATCCCCGTTATCCCCGGTTGCGGCTGGAGCTGCGGACCGCACTGTCCTGGAAGTCCGACGTCGAGTACGCCCTGGAGAAGCTGCTCGGCTCGATGAGCCCGGAGTCCCTGCTCCGCCCGGTCCGCCCGGCCACCCGAACCACCACCGGCTGA
- a CDS encoding N-acetylmuramoyl-L-alanine amidase, translating into MRPIRQGDRGPAVTEIRGLLVELLLLDPPGSAGGDEFDADVDRAVRAFQQDRGLSVDGLVGPETWRALDAARWRLGARNLYHAVPDPLIGEDVRLLQERLLEMGYDVGRADGIYGPRTARAVAQFQREVGLAPDGTCGPQTMNALRRLGRKVVGGRPQWLREADAFRHSGPNLMGKIIVIDPGHDATDPGFVVPDGPLRWTEAELAYDLATRLEGRLAAAGMRVHLTRGPAPADPLPDNRRAELANELGADLLISLHVDGHANPAANGVASYHYGTNNGVTSTVGERLAGLVQREIVARTGLLDCQTHAKTWELLRLTRMPAVRVDVGYLTSPTDRARLVDPRFRDQVVEAIVAAVQRMYFPIEQDVPTGSIDVRELRAVVAAAAGRR; encoded by the coding sequence GTGCGTCCGATCCGACAAGGTGACCGTGGGCCGGCGGTGACCGAGATCCGGGGACTGCTTGTCGAACTGCTGCTGCTCGATCCGCCCGGATCCGCCGGCGGCGACGAGTTCGACGCCGACGTGGACCGGGCGGTCCGGGCCTTCCAGCAGGATCGCGGTCTGAGCGTCGACGGCCTGGTCGGTCCGGAGACCTGGCGAGCCCTGGACGCCGCCCGCTGGCGGCTCGGCGCCCGCAACCTCTATCACGCCGTCCCCGACCCGCTGATCGGCGAGGACGTCCGGCTGCTGCAGGAACGCCTGCTGGAGATGGGGTACGACGTGGGCCGCGCGGACGGCATCTACGGCCCCCGGACCGCCCGCGCGGTCGCCCAGTTCCAGCGCGAGGTGGGGCTGGCGCCCGACGGCACCTGCGGCCCGCAGACGATGAACGCGCTGCGCCGGCTGGGCCGCAAGGTGGTCGGCGGCCGGCCGCAGTGGCTCCGCGAGGCGGACGCGTTCCGGCACTCCGGGCCGAACCTGATGGGCAAGATCATCGTGATCGACCCCGGCCACGACGCCACCGATCCCGGCTTCGTGGTGCCCGACGGCCCGCTGCGGTGGACCGAGGCCGAGTTGGCGTACGACCTGGCCACCCGGCTCGAAGGCCGGCTCGCGGCGGCCGGGATGCGGGTCCACCTGACCCGCGGCCCGGCACCGGCCGACCCGCTGCCGGACAACCGGCGCGCCGAGCTGGCCAACGAACTCGGCGCCGACCTGCTCATCTCGTTGCACGTCGACGGGCACGCCAACCCGGCGGCGAACGGGGTGGCCAGCTACCACTACGGCACCAACAACGGCGTCACCTCGACGGTGGGGGAGCGGCTCGCCGGCCTGGTCCAGCGGGAGATCGTCGCCCGGACCGGGCTGCTCGACTGCCAGACCCACGCCAAGACCTGGGAGTTGCTGCGACTGACCAGGATGCCGGCGGTCCGGGTCGACGTCGGCTACCTCACCTCGCCGACGGACCGGGCCCGGCTGGTCGACCCGCGGTTCCGCGACCAGGTGGTGGAGGCGATCGTGGCGGCCGTACAGCGGATGTACTTCCCGATCGAGCAGGACGTGCCGACCGGATCGATCGACGTCCGCGAGCTGCGGGCGGTGGTGGCCGCCGCCGCGGGCCGGCGCTGA
- the trxA gene encoding thioredoxin, with product MGTTEAVTDASFVSDVLQSDKPVLVDFWAEWCTPCRKVEPLLEEISREMGDKVRIVKLNIDENPETARTYRVMSVPTLTVFKGGEPVQSVAGARPKSDLVKLIESAL from the coding sequence GTGGGAACAACCGAGGCGGTCACCGACGCGAGCTTCGTCAGTGACGTCCTGCAGTCCGACAAGCCGGTACTTGTGGATTTCTGGGCCGAGTGGTGCACGCCGTGCCGCAAGGTCGAGCCGCTGCTGGAGGAGATCTCCCGTGAGATGGGGGACAAGGTCCGGATCGTCAAGCTGAACATCGACGAGAACCCGGAGACCGCCCGGACCTACCGGGTCATGTCGGTGCCCACGCTCACGGTCTTCAAGGGTGGCGAGCCGGTGCAGTCGGTGGCCGGCGCCCGGCCAAAGAGCGACCTGGTGAAACTCATCGAATCGGCGCTCTGA
- the trxB gene encoding thioredoxin-disulfide reductase — MDEVRNLIIIGSGPAGYTAAVYAARASLNPLIIEGVQSGGALMTTTEVENFPGFPDGILGPELMDSMRKQAERFGAEFITDDVTRVELADTGTPSTGTPGSGPVSTVYVGETAYRARAVILATGSAWRPLGVPGEQEYLGHGVSSCATCDGFFFRNQHLVVVGGGDSAMEEATFLTKFAESVTIVHRREEFRASKIMAERALANDKIRVEWNSVVEEILGADGKVSGVRLRNVRSGESKVLDVSGVFVAIGHDPRSELFAGQVELDENGYVKVTAPTTHTSVPGVFAAGDLVDHTYRQAITAAGTGCAAALDAERFIATTLEV; from the coding sequence GTGGACGAGGTCCGCAACCTGATCATCATCGGCTCGGGGCCGGCCGGTTACACGGCGGCCGTGTACGCCGCCCGCGCCAGCCTGAACCCCCTCATCATCGAGGGTGTGCAGTCGGGCGGCGCCCTGATGACCACGACCGAGGTGGAGAACTTCCCGGGCTTCCCGGACGGCATCCTCGGCCCGGAGCTGATGGACTCGATGCGCAAGCAGGCCGAACGGTTCGGCGCCGAGTTCATCACCGACGACGTGACCCGCGTCGAGCTGGCCGACACCGGCACGCCGAGCACCGGCACCCCGGGCAGCGGTCCGGTCAGCACGGTGTACGTCGGCGAGACCGCGTACCGCGCCCGGGCCGTCATCCTGGCCACCGGCTCCGCCTGGCGCCCGTTGGGCGTCCCCGGCGAACAGGAGTACCTCGGCCACGGGGTCTCCTCCTGCGCCACCTGTGACGGCTTCTTCTTCCGCAACCAGCACCTGGTGGTGGTCGGCGGCGGCGACTCGGCGATGGAGGAGGCGACCTTCCTGACCAAGTTCGCGGAGTCCGTCACCATCGTGCACCGGCGGGAGGAGTTCCGGGCCAGCAAGATCATGGCGGAGCGCGCCCTGGCCAACGACAAGATCCGGGTCGAGTGGAACAGCGTCGTCGAGGAGATCCTCGGCGCCGACGGCAAGGTCTCCGGCGTCCGGCTGCGCAACGTCCGCAGTGGCGAGTCGAAGGTGCTCGACGTCAGCGGCGTCTTCGTGGCGATCGGCCACGACCCGCGCAGCGAGCTCTTCGCCGGCCAGGTCGAGCTGGACGAGAACGGCTACGTGAAGGTGACCGCGCCCACCACCCACACCAGCGTGCCGGGCGTCTTCGCAGCCGGTGACCTGGTCGATCACACGTATCGTCAGGCGATCACCGCGGCCGGCACCGGTTGCGCCGCGGCGCTGGACGCGGAACGGTTCATCGCAACCACCCTGGAAGTCTGA
- the sigM gene encoding RNA polymerase sigma factor SigM yields MTGSADRLAGLDDRELLRAHVDGDTDAFAEILRRHRDRLWAVALRTLGDREEAADALQDALLSAHRAAPRFRGDSAVTTWLHRIVVNACLDRIRRRQAHPTVPLPDGNRSEDAGTGGVEPAAPAPDLDTALVVRQALAALPVEQRVAIILVDVQGYPVAEVARMLDVAEGTVKSRCARGRARLAGVLGHLRPARAVPAPAGKPSAGGAPASRAAGKPPAGAVPDVRTVTAGNPAAGDGVRSGTNHSGLDRNQEDR; encoded by the coding sequence ATGACCGGTTCGGCGGATCGACTGGCCGGGCTCGACGACCGGGAGCTGCTCCGGGCGCACGTGGACGGGGACACCGACGCCTTCGCCGAGATCCTGCGTCGGCACCGCGACCGCCTCTGGGCGGTGGCCCTGCGTACCCTCGGCGACCGCGAGGAGGCGGCCGACGCGCTGCAGGACGCCCTGCTCTCCGCGCACCGGGCCGCACCCCGATTCCGGGGCGACTCCGCCGTCACCACCTGGCTGCACCGGATCGTGGTCAACGCCTGCCTCGACCGGATCCGCCGCCGACAGGCGCACCCGACCGTACCGCTGCCGGACGGCAACCGGTCCGAGGACGCCGGCACCGGCGGCGTCGAGCCCGCTGCGCCCGCCCCCGACCTCGACACGGCCCTGGTGGTCCGGCAGGCGCTCGCCGCCCTCCCCGTCGAACAACGGGTCGCGATCATCCTGGTCGACGTGCAGGGCTACCCGGTCGCCGAGGTGGCCAGGATGCTCGACGTCGCCGAAGGCACCGTGAAGAGCCGGTGCGCCCGGGGCCGGGCCCGACTCGCCGGCGTCCTCGGCCACCTCCGACCCGCCCGCGCGGTGCCGGCGCCGGCCGGCAAGCCGTCCGCCGGCGGCGCGCCGGCCAGCAGGGCGGCCGGCAAGCCCCCGGCCGGCGCGGTGCCCGACGTGCGAACCGTCACGGCCGGGAACCCCGCGGCCGGCGACGGCGTCCGATCAGGGACAAATCATTCCGGGCTCGATCGCAACCAGGAGGACCGGTGA
- a CDS encoding protein kinase family protein, whose protein sequence is MTQVGEGQGADAAAPPVMTFGAPAVGEILAERYELAEHINDDSAGRQVWRGVDVVLRRPVAVVLRYPGGDSAVEMLQAAVAASRVIHPNLVGVYDAIDEEDRAYVVREWVDGRSLRELVAEAGPLDPARATTVAHAIAGAVAAIHATGMVHGNVHPGTAMVGDDGRVVLADARTDGADTPETDVRAIGGLLYFAMTGHWPHSEVALPGGSGRRGRSTLPDAVRDAAGAIAAPRQVRAGVPAYLDDLTMDLLDKQLAVPTSDVLAAELGRLDVSEDEQYLDTGGPLRFTMTDEPGRDLPPTGGRKVIVGVVGMLTVALVGLVFGISALANNEPTDQAAPVPSPPAASSTPDAGDDDAVTTTPPQKVTLGPDQVRVIDPDGDRTELDDVAKAVDNDPNEGWVTDSYRGRSNFGNTKEGMGILIDLKEPREVTSVQVELSTPGATAQLLSGTADHPSTSSGDRALVNAYKKSPIGEPFEKHPGSTMTFAAFEPDQTYRYLLIWITDLPPGDPGRFKIGVQEITVQAR, encoded by the coding sequence GTGACCCAGGTCGGCGAAGGTCAGGGCGCGGACGCCGCAGCGCCGCCCGTGATGACCTTCGGTGCCCCCGCCGTCGGTGAGATCCTGGCCGAGCGGTACGAGCTGGCCGAACACATCAACGACGACAGCGCCGGCCGGCAGGTCTGGCGGGGTGTCGACGTCGTGCTGCGCCGCCCCGTCGCCGTGGTGCTGCGCTACCCCGGTGGCGACTCGGCGGTGGAGATGCTGCAGGCCGCCGTCGCGGCGAGCCGGGTCATCCACCCCAACCTGGTCGGCGTCTACGACGCCATCGACGAGGAGGACCGGGCGTACGTCGTCCGCGAGTGGGTCGACGGGCGCTCCCTGCGCGAACTGGTCGCCGAGGCGGGGCCGCTGGACCCGGCCCGGGCCACCACCGTCGCGCACGCCATCGCCGGCGCGGTCGCCGCCATCCACGCGACCGGGATGGTGCACGGCAACGTGCACCCGGGCACCGCGATGGTTGGCGACGACGGCCGCGTGGTGCTCGCCGACGCCCGCACCGATGGCGCCGACACCCCGGAGACCGACGTCCGCGCCATCGGCGGCCTGCTCTACTTCGCGATGACCGGGCACTGGCCGCACAGCGAGGTCGCCCTCCCCGGCGGCAGCGGCCGGCGGGGCCGCTCGACCCTGCCGGACGCCGTCCGGGACGCCGCCGGAGCCATCGCCGCCCCCCGCCAGGTCCGCGCCGGAGTGCCGGCCTACCTCGACGACCTGACCATGGACCTGCTGGACAAGCAGCTCGCCGTCCCCACCTCCGACGTGCTCGCCGCCGAACTCGGCCGGCTCGACGTCTCCGAGGACGAGCAGTACCTCGACACCGGCGGCCCGCTCCGCTTCACCATGACCGACGAGCCCGGCCGCGACCTCCCGCCGACCGGCGGCCGCAAGGTCATCGTCGGCGTGGTCGGCATGCTCACGGTGGCCCTGGTCGGCCTCGTCTTCGGCATCAGCGCGCTGGCCAACAACGAACCCACCGACCAGGCCGCGCCGGTGCCGTCGCCACCGGCCGCCAGCAGCACGCCCGACGCCGGTGACGACGACGCGGTCACCACCACCCCGCCGCAGAAGGTCACCCTCGGCCCCGACCAGGTACGCGTCATCGACCCGGACGGTGACCGCACCGAGCTGGACGACGTCGCCAAGGCGGTGGACAACGACCCGAACGAGGGCTGGGTGACCGACAGCTACCGGGGGCGCTCCAACTTCGGCAACACCAAGGAAGGCATGGGCATCCTGATCGACCTCAAGGAGCCCCGCGAGGTGACCTCGGTGCAGGTCGAACTCTCCACCCCGGGCGCCACCGCCCAGCTGCTCTCCGGCACCGCCGACCACCCGTCGACCAGCTCCGGCGACCGCGCACTGGTCAACGCGTACAAGAAGTCCCCGATCGGCGAGCCGTTCGAGAAGCACCCCGGTTCGACGATGACGTTCGCCGCCTTCGAGCCCGACCAGACCTACCGGTACCTGTTGATCTGGATCACCGACCTGCCACCGGGCGACCCCGGCAGGTTCAAGATCGGCGTACAGGAGATCACGGTTCAGGCCCGGTGA